In the Leptotrichia sp. oral taxon 847 genome, one interval contains:
- a CDS encoding hemagglutinin repeat-containing protein, whose product MTGIGSNIDLGENTFVGGKLTTDSRELHNSFYEKNTSRGFSAGISHGTASLNYGKSSSAYDEKDTINAKSNLRIGDGSVLNNGAEITATNFEYGNIQINNGDVKYGARIDTRDVKTTSRSSNFGVSIGISSPIKDRIEQAAGAVKQVRRGDTIGGLVAGVNAGTGMVSGLAGNQGTRQAYHTGNLSQSEVRNASANNNFYANIGVNAGYSTSKNSNNSHNESAVVTTMKPMDENSSITYNNVNNITYQGTQAQGGTFIYNNVKNIQKEAVELHNSSSSRSSNFGISTGATIGYGYGTQITGNGGSVSANRSNLNTTETVYQNGNFQNVNEVHNNTGTMTLSGFNQEGGKVTGNIGKLVVESRQNTSTTTGRSSGASVGISANGVPSSLNVNGSRTSGSRAFVDNQSSFIVGEGSNLHVGTVENTGAIIGKQSENGTTFKADKYIGHDIQNYDTMTTTGVSVGTSLGKSPRVTNIGFNQEDRDKQGVTRNTVVGNVEIGEASGSPINRDVTRANEVTKDKQHSTKINVESQTIEYATNPGKLKEDIGKAKGEINDIKWAIKESIHDRGDDNRNFFGQLSEVRLDKSLENITSERLIGKTVDTEIADVFKDAYKDLGYDINIIFSDPKNSPQLLDEKGKPKTGTAYVRDENGKKIKTIIINGEDPKNATKAGLIGTIVEEGSHVIGKVEGRQRKTGTDEKGLESTGRASNEYFAEKYKDDNTPISIHSDGKDYSNVDFGENVGDTASSVNLYRLVGALINAEKVLSQNYSDKHKYFSVLKEVGKYAGHRVGSPYEALYLISKKGRKNVLNNNNLDIKSFDPEGWKRVEGRNEYKKAVESVKIKAKNIALNILREKPDTKYLERRSKGDIVSGFKLEGSEKIIDKKVSNTLEFALGSPVITGTALIQKNVKSNGRIDLKISVRYNLSDEFGDVYGIKEAQKKFWKILGLKNMPQLIPSEYGAPYGMLGPSKTEKILSEQFKSKKEYLKFLEGKY is encoded by the coding sequence TTGACAGGAATCGGAAGTAACATTGATTTAGGTGAAAATACCTTTGTTGGCGGAAAATTGACAACAGATTCGAGAGAATTACATAATAGTTTTTATGAAAAAAATACGTCCAGAGGATTTAGTGCAGGAATTAGTCACGGAACGGCTTCATTAAATTATGGAAAATCAAGCAGCGCCTATGATGAAAAAGATACGATAAATGCCAAATCAAATTTAAGAATTGGCGATGGAAGTGTGCTAAATAACGGAGCGGAAATTACAGCCACAAACTTTGAATACGGAAATATTCAGATTAATAATGGTGATGTAAAATATGGTGCAAGAATTGATACAAGAGATGTAAAAACTACTTCAAGAAGCAGTAATTTTGGTGTGTCAATTGGAATAAGCAGTCCGATTAAAGATAGAATTGAACAAGCAGCTGGAGCTGTAAAGCAAGTTAGAAGGGGAGATACAATAGGTGGACTTGTAGCTGGAGTAAATGCAGGAACTGGAATGGTTTCAGGACTTGCAGGAAATCAAGGGACAAGACAGGCTTATCACACAGGAAATTTAAGTCAAAGTGAAGTAAGAAATGCGAGTGCAAACAATAACTTTTATGCAAATATTGGAGTAAATGCAGGATATTCTACTTCTAAAAATAGTAACAACTCCCACAATGAAAGTGCTGTAGTTACGACAATGAAACCAATGGATGAAAATTCAAGCATAACTTACAACAATGTAAACAACATAACTTATCAGGGGACACAGGCACAAGGTGGAACATTTATCTACAACAATGTAAAAAATATTCAGAAGGAAGCAGTAGAGCTTCATAACAGCAGCAGTTCAAGAAGTTCAAACTTTGGAATAAGTACGGGAGCGACAATTGGATATGGCTACGGAACACAGATTACTGGAAATGGTGGAAGTGTTTCTGCAAATAGAAGTAATTTGAATACAACTGAAACTGTTTATCAAAATGGTAATTTTCAAAATGTAAATGAAGTTCACAATAATACTGGTACAATGACACTTTCAGGATTTAATCAGGAAGGCGGAAAAGTCACAGGTAATATCGGCAAGCTGGTTGTAGAAAGCAGACAGAACACAAGCACAACAACTGGAAGATCAAGCGGAGCAAGTGTAGGAATAAGTGCAAATGGAGTTCCTAGTTCTTTAAATGTAAATGGAAGCAGAACAAGCGGAAGTAGAGCATTTGTAGATAATCAAAGCAGCTTTATTGTTGGTGAAGGAAGTAATCTTCATGTCGGTACAGTTGAAAATACTGGAGCAATTATTGGAAAACAGAGTGAAAATGGTACTACATTTAAAGCTGATAAGTATATTGGCCACGATATTCAAAACTATGATACAATGACAACAACAGGAGTTTCAGTAGGGACTTCATTAGGAAAGTCTCCTAGAGTTACAAACATTGGATTTAATCAAGAGGATAGGGATAAACAGGGAGTAACTAGAAATACGGTAGTTGGAAATGTAGAAATAGGAGAAGCTTCTGGAAGTCCAATAAATAGAGATGTTACAAGAGCAAATGAAGTTACGAAAGATAAACAACATTCGACTAAAATCAATGTTGAGAGCCAGACTATTGAGTATGCTACTAATCCTGGTAAACTGAAAGAGGATATTGGAAAAGCCAAAGGGGAAATAAATGACATAAAATGGGCAATAAAAGAGTCAATTCACGATAGAGGAGATGACAACAGGAACTTCTTTGGACAGCTTTCAGAAGTTAGACTGGACAAGAGTCTTGAAAATATAACGAGCGAAAGACTGATAGGTAAGACAGTAGATACTGAAATAGCAGATGTTTTTAAGGATGCCTATAAAGATTTAGGATACGATATAAACATCATATTTTCAGATCCTAAAAATTCTCCGCAATTATTAGATGAAAAAGGAAAACCAAAAACAGGAACGGCTTATGTACGTGATGAGAATGGAAAGAAAATCAAGACAATAATAATCAATGGAGAAGATCCTAAGAATGCAACAAAGGCTGGACTTATCGGAACAATAGTTGAAGAGGGAAGCCACGTAATAGGAAAAGTCGAAGGTAGACAAAGAAAAACTGGAACTGATGAGAAAGGATTAGAAAGCACAGGAAGAGCTTCAAATGAATACTTTGCTGAAAAATACAAGGATGACAATACACCTATTAGTATTCATTCGGATGGTAAGGATTATTCCAATGTTGATTTTGGGGAGAATGTGGGAGATACTGCAAGTTCAGTTAATCTCTATAGATTAGTAGGAGCTTTAATTAATGCAGAAAAAGTATTATCTCAAAATTATAGTGATAAACATAAATATTTCTCCGTGTTGAAAGAAGTAGGAAAATATGCAGGACATAGAGTTGGAAGCCCATATGAGGCATTGTATTTAATATCAAAAAAAGGTAGGAAAAATGTTTTAAATAATAATAATTTAGATATAAAAAGTTTTGATCCAGAGGGATGGAAGAGAGTTGAAGGAAGAAATGAATATAAAAAAGCAGTAGAAAGTGTAAAAATTAAGGCAAAAAATATTGCACTTAACATTTTAAGAGAAAAACCTGACACTAAATATTTAGAACGACGTAGTAAGGGAGATATTGTTTCTGGATTTAAATTAGAAGGATCTGAAAAAATAATAGATAAAAAAGTTTCTAATACTTTAGAATTTGCTTTAGGGAGTCCTGTTATTACTGGAACAGCACTAATACAGAAAAATGTGAAATCTAATGGTAGGATAGATTTAAAAATTAGTGTCAGATATAATCTATCAGATGAATTTGGAGATGTTTATGGTATAAAAGAAGCTCAAAAAAAATTCTGGAAAATATTAGGATTAAAAAATATGCCTCAATTAATTCCATCAGAATATGGAGCTCCTTATGGAATGTTAGGACCTTCTAAAACTGAGAAAATTCTTTCAGAACAATTTAAATCGAAAAAAGAATATTTAAAATTTTTGGAAGGAAAATATTAA